A single genomic interval of Syntrophobotulus glycolicus DSM 8271 harbors:
- a CDS encoding HD domain-containing protein, protein MEHISLKYDEFFLSIAEPIIEHEKYQQMKQIPHHNGTVFDHCLGVAYYAYKIAYKLNLDTVSIIRGALLHDFYLYKFKKREKKNLLAESIRHSHHHPKVALKNAKTHFEINELEEDIIKNHMFPVGLPKSREAWITTFADKTLALFEYSTRFFFYMRVKSIRFAYITNILG, encoded by the coding sequence ATGGAACATATTTCTCTAAAATATGATGAGTTTTTCTTAAGTATTGCTGAACCGATTATTGAACATGAAAAATATCAGCAGATGAAACAAATTCCTCACCATAATGGCACAGTTTTTGATCATTGCCTTGGAGTGGCCTATTATGCCTATAAAATCGCTTATAAACTGAATTTAGATACTGTATCGATTATCCGGGGCGCGCTGCTGCATGATTTTTATCTTTATAAATTTAAAAAGAGAGAAAAAAAGAATTTATTAGCGGAGAGTATCCGGCATTCACATCATCATCCTAAAGTTGCTTTAAAAAATGCCAAAACTCATTTTGAAATCAATGAGCTGGAAGAAGATATTATTAAAAACCATATGTTTCCCGTGGGTTTGCCGAAGAGCAGGGAAGCTTGGATTACAACGTTTGCCGATAAAACACTGGCACTTTTTGAATATAGTACGAGATTCTTTTTCTATATGCGCGTCAAATCAATCCGCTTCGCATACATCACAAATATTCTTGGGTAA
- a CDS encoding Fur family transcriptional regulator has product MKELSDFSKVLKENGYKFTNQRKYVYEVLMENGGKHLNSQEIYELVKNKYPDIGVATVYRTLTLLEDMELIDGVDFEDGFRRYEVIKGEEEHRHHHLICLECGIIKEMEEDLLENIEDEISCKNHFKVIDHRVKFYGYCSDCLEKRQIREQ; this is encoded by the coding sequence ATGAAGGAATTATCTGATTTTAGCAAGGTCTTAAAAGAAAACGGCTACAAATTTACCAATCAGCGCAAGTATGTTTATGAAGTTTTAATGGAGAATGGCGGAAAGCATCTCAATAGTCAGGAGATTTATGAACTGGTTAAAAATAAATATCCTGATATTGGTGTCGCTACGGTTTACCGTACCCTGACGCTGCTGGAAGATATGGAGCTGATTGACGGTGTTGATTTCGAAGACGGCTTTCGCCGGTATGAGGTCATAAAGGGTGAAGAAGAGCACCGGCATCATCATTTGATCTGCCTGGAATGCGGTATAATTAAAGAAATGGAAGAGGACCTGCTTGAGAACATTGAGGATGAGATTTCTTGCAAAAATCATTTTAAAGTGATTGACCATAGGGTAAAATTTTATGGTTACTGTTCGGATTGCCTGGAAAAAAGACAAATCAGGGAACAATGA
- the ybaK gene encoding Cys-tRNA(Pro) deacylase — MKTEDNKTADSKTNVIRILEAQNIEHEVFTYEVSDGLLDAITVAGKVGFDPDLVFKTLVTTGKNSGIYVFVIPGNCELDLKKAAQAAREKSIQMLKAKDLLSLTGYIHGGCSPIGMKKKFSTYIEEVASGYDDILVSAGKIGVQVKIKPADLIDLTGACFANLI; from the coding sequence ATGAAGACAGAAGACAACAAAACAGCGGACAGTAAAACAAATGTGATCAGGATTCTCGAAGCTCAAAACATTGAGCATGAGGTTTTTACATATGAGGTATCAGACGGTCTTCTTGATGCGATCACAGTGGCGGGCAAGGTTGGATTTGATCCTGATCTGGTATTCAAGACTCTTGTCACCACAGGGAAAAATTCCGGGATCTATGTTTTTGTGATTCCGGGAAATTGTGAGTTGGATTTGAAAAAAGCCGCCCAGGCGGCTCGGGAAAAAAGCATTCAAATGCTCAAAGCCAAAGACCTTCTCTCCCTAACCGGTTATATTCACGGAGGATGTTCCCCAATCGGGATGAAAAAGAAGTTTTCCACATATATTGAAGAAGTTGCCTCCGGCTATGATGATATTCTGGTCAGCGCGGGAAAAATAGGAGTCCAGGTAAAAATAAAACCCGCTGATCTTATTGATTTAACGGGAGCCTGTTTTGCCAATCTGATTTAA
- the cls gene encoding cardiolipin synthase, with translation MTLQFLSFNFLTLLYILDILIAFTIIFLERKNPTSTLVWILFLFLLPGIGVLFYLLLSQNFMRKKMFAFQSPEYKRYFSHLSKEIEDIKEGKLIFNNPELANYKDLILLHQNQSKAYFSQNNQVEILTDGIEKFKELFRQIKEAKSHVHILYFIVKRDSLGEQLINILTEKARTGVEVRLIIDALGNKLLEKDFEPLINAGGKVSLFFPSFLSLVNLKINYRNHRKLVIIDGQIGFIGGFNVGNEYLGLKKSIGYWRDTHLLVRGSAVHEMQIRFLLDWKISSAEELTYSLKYFPQPAVTGQTGIQIVSCGPEAPQEEIKQGYLKMINSAKKNIYIQTPYFIPDESIQEALKIAVLSGVDVRIMMPNKPDHPFVYWASYSFIGDLVKIGVKAYLYEKGFLHAKTIVVDDIISSVGTANFDIRSFKLNFEVNAFLYDREIAQKLQQAFEQDMLDCTLLTFEKYRKRSVLIQFKESVSRLFSPLL, from the coding sequence ATGACTTTGCAATTTTTAAGTTTTAACTTTTTAACACTTTTGTATATTTTAGATATCTTAATTGCCTTTACAATTATCTTTCTGGAACGAAAAAATCCGACTTCTACACTGGTCTGGATTTTGTTCCTTTTCCTGCTTCCCGGTATCGGAGTTCTTTTTTATCTCCTTCTTTCCCAAAATTTCATGCGCAAAAAAATGTTTGCTTTTCAATCTCCGGAATATAAAAGATATTTTTCCCACCTAAGCAAGGAGATCGAGGATATCAAAGAGGGGAAATTGATTTTTAATAATCCTGAGCTGGCGAATTACAAGGATCTCATCCTTCTTCATCAAAACCAGAGCAAAGCCTATTTTTCCCAGAATAATCAAGTGGAAATCCTTACTGACGGTATCGAAAAATTCAAGGAGCTTTTTCGGCAGATCAAAGAAGCAAAAAGCCATGTTCATATTCTCTATTTCATTGTTAAACGAGACAGTTTAGGTGAGCAACTAATCAATATCCTCACTGAGAAAGCAAGAACCGGAGTTGAGGTCAGACTGATTATTGACGCCCTGGGAAACAAGCTGCTGGAAAAAGATTTTGAGCCTCTGATTAATGCAGGAGGCAAGGTATCTTTATTTTTTCCTTCTTTCTTAAGTCTGGTCAACCTGAAAATCAATTACCGCAATCACCGCAAGCTGGTGATTATCGACGGCCAAATCGGTTTTATCGGAGGGTTTAATGTCGGTAATGAATATCTGGGGTTAAAGAAAAGTATTGGTTACTGGCGGGATACTCATCTCTTAGTCAGAGGTTCGGCTGTGCATGAAATGCAGATTCGTTTCCTGCTTGACTGGAAAATTTCTTCTGCCGAGGAATTAACTTATTCTCTGAAATATTTTCCGCAGCCTGCAGTTACAGGCCAAACCGGTATCCAGATCGTATCTTGCGGACCGGAAGCCCCCCAGGAAGAAATCAAGCAGGGTTATCTCAAAATGATTAACTCTGCCAAAAAGAATATCTATATCCAGACCCCTTACTTCATTCCAGATGAAAGTATTCAGGAAGCATTGAAGATCGCCGTACTGTCCGGGGTCGATGTCAGAATCATGATGCCCAACAAACCTGACCATCCCTTCGTCTATTGGGCCTCCTATTCGTTTATCGGTGATCTGGTGAAAATCGGGGTCAAAGCCTATCTTTACGAAAAAGGTTTTCTCCACGCCAAAACGATCGTTGTCGATGACATCATTTCTTCTGTCGGAACGGCCAATTTTGATATTCGCAGCTTTAAACTGAATTTTGAAGTCAATGCTTTTTTATACGACAGAGAAATTGCTCAAAAGCTTCAACAAGCTTTTGAGCAAGATATGCTGGACTGCACCCTCTTAACTTTTGAAAAATACCGTAAACGCTCTGTGCTCATTCAATTTAAGGAATCCGTTTCCCGGCTTTTTTCACCGTTGTTATAA
- a CDS encoding DUF2953 domain-containing protein, translated as MRIRLMVKTTGLHNRFRFQWEAGIVNSAINLDIPLEQLKEGYLDLISNIIHDTGETNSFSVSRKTSRFARKIKTGRYRAIKTAVKNLCRYSFILGWLSDQIKRIQKNFYRQLKLERLNLNLILGTGDAQLTAYAYGLAWQLIGQAAAKMYRTVRVATGKKIQIQVNPDFTKAAWDCTFDCILKMKISHIIVIAYHALLLMIRSRRTIKTWMNTR; from the coding sequence ATGCGGATAAGACTGATGGTGAAAACAACCGGATTGCACAATAGATTTCGCTTTCAATGGGAAGCGGGAATCGTTAACTCTGCGATAAACTTGGATATTCCACTAGAACAGCTTAAAGAAGGGTATCTTGATTTAATCAGCAATATTATTCACGATACCGGAGAAACAAATTCATTTTCGGTTTCCCGGAAAACAAGCCGGTTCGCCAGAAAAATCAAAACCGGACGCTACAGGGCAATAAAAACAGCGGTAAAGAATTTGTGCCGATACAGTTTTATCCTAGGATGGTTATCTGATCAGATCAAAAGAATCCAGAAAAATTTTTACCGGCAGCTGAAGTTGGAAAGGCTGAATCTTAACCTGATTTTAGGAACCGGAGATGCCCAGCTTACAGCCTATGCCTATGGATTGGCCTGGCAGCTTATCGGACAGGCCGCCGCCAAAATGTACCGGACGGTTCGGGTTGCGACTGGAAAAAAGATTCAAATACAGGTTAACCCCGATTTCACCAAAGCGGCTTGGGACTGTACCTTTGATTGTATATTAAAAATGAAAATAAGCCATATTATCGTTATAGCCTATCATGCTCTGTTGCTCATGATAAGAAGCAGGAGGACAATAAAAACATGGATGAACACCCGATAG
- the ytfJ gene encoding GerW family sporulation protein produces the protein MDEHPIETLMKTAMESIQKMINVNTVIGEPVETQQGSVIIPISRVSCGFAAGGSEFTSLEEKEEVLKSKDQNQEKLPFGGGSGAGVSVKPVGFLVVNSEQIRMLPVEGNVVMDRIIDEMPEIIDKFSHAFGKKRGPREREYDC, from the coding sequence ATGGATGAACACCCGATAGAAACACTAATGAAAACAGCGATGGAAAGTATCCAGAAAATGATAAATGTCAACACGGTTATTGGAGAACCGGTAGAAACCCAGCAGGGATCTGTGATTATTCCGATTTCCCGGGTCTCCTGCGGATTTGCGGCAGGAGGCAGCGAGTTTACATCCCTGGAAGAAAAGGAAGAAGTGTTAAAAAGTAAAGATCAAAATCAGGAAAAATTGCCTTTCGGCGGCGGAAGCGGAGCAGGAGTATCGGTTAAGCCGGTAGGATTTCTGGTCGTCAACTCTGAACAGATCAGAATGCTGCCTGTAGAAGGCAATGTCGTGATGGACAGAATCATCGATGAAATGCCGGAAATCATTGATAAATTTTCTCATGCCTTTGGCAAAAAGAGAGGACCCCGCGAAAGAGAATATGATTGTTAA
- a CDS encoding nucleoside recognition domain-containing protein has protein sequence MVNAIWLVMLLSGIMVAALTGNIEKVTESALQAAELGVEVSIQLIGVMALWLGLMHIAEKSGLVRMLANLLGPLVRRLFPTLKPDSPALGAIIMNLCANILGLGNAATPFGLKAMEELQKENPKKDTASQPMITFLALNTSCITLVPATIIGVRIKAGSANPTEIIGTTIFATGCAMTLGILADRFFRSREKA, from the coding sequence ATGGTTAATGCCATTTGGCTTGTTATGCTTTTAAGCGGCATCATGGTCGCTGCCCTGACGGGAAATATTGAAAAGGTCACGGAGTCTGCTTTGCAAGCGGCTGAACTGGGAGTGGAAGTATCCATTCAGCTTATTGGAGTGATGGCTTTATGGCTTGGGCTTATGCACATTGCCGAGAAGTCCGGATTGGTCAGGATGCTGGCTAATTTGCTGGGACCGCTCGTTCGCAGGCTTTTTCCCACACTGAAACCAGATAGCCCGGCTTTGGGGGCGATCATCATGAACCTTTGCGCTAATATTCTCGGTCTGGGAAATGCGGCGACACCTTTCGGACTGAAAGCTATGGAGGAATTACAAAAAGAGAACCCGAAGAAGGATACTGCCAGCCAGCCGATGATTACCTTTCTGGCCCTCAACACCTCATGTATTACCTTAGTCCCCGCCACCATCATTGGGGTGCGGATCAAAGCTGGTTCAGCAAATCCAACTGAAATCATCGGCACAACAATTTTTGCTACAGGCTGTGCGATGACTTTGGGCATTTTAGCCGATCGCTTTTTTCGGAGCAGGGAAAAGGCATGA
- a CDS encoding spore maturation protein: MNIISEISRWAIPFLLFFIPLFAFWRKVPVYETFVEGAEDGFKTAVKIIPYLVGILVSIRVFVDSGALELLIKWFKPLFALLGFNPELLNILPLAIMRPLSGSGALGVATQLIHQYGPDSFIGRLASTLQGSTDTTFFVLSIYFGSVGIKKYGYALKVGLLADFTGLIASIWIVSKLFGGE; this comes from the coding sequence ATGAACATCATCAGTGAAATATCCCGCTGGGCCATACCATTTTTATTGTTTTTTATCCCCCTGTTTGCTTTCTGGCGGAAGGTCCCTGTCTATGAAACATTTGTGGAAGGGGCGGAGGACGGGTTCAAAACAGCGGTGAAAATCATTCCTTACCTGGTCGGTATTTTGGTATCGATCAGAGTATTCGTTGATTCCGGGGCTCTTGAGCTTCTGATCAAATGGTTTAAGCCCCTGTTTGCCCTTTTAGGTTTTAATCCTGAGCTCCTGAATATCCTCCCGCTGGCCATTATGCGTCCGTTGAGCGGATCAGGAGCTTTGGGCGTTGCCACTCAGCTGATTCATCAATATGGACCGGATTCCTTTATCGGCAGACTGGCCTCTACTTTGCAAGGAAGTACGGATACGACCTTTTTTGTATTGAGCATCTATTTCGGTTCCGTAGGGATCAAAAAATATGGATATGCCCTGAAGGTCGGCTTGCTTGCCGATTTTACAGGTTTAATCGCTTCAATCTGGATTGTATCTAAACTATTTGGCGGAGAATAA